The Clostridioides difficile genome has a segment encoding these proteins:
- a CDS encoding BRO family protein produces the protein MNNLQIFEKMEFGQIRMAEIDNKPYFVGKDIAKSLGYKNTNDAILRHCKGVVKHEGFKINGIKIALITEGDVYRLIVGSNLPNAEKFESWVFDEVLPSIRETGQYQLQQNVITELTGTIGDLKGTIKEYKKLCKITCSKKQQYSKYIKNRLDIDKANKEYNQVKARLFLILGVEKWEDIDFDTSNNLIQIIDDCIRVIKSERPYKQLSYFEL, from the coding sequence ATGAATAACTTACAAATATTTGAAAAGATGGAGTTTGGACAAATAAGAATGGCAGAGATTGATAATAAGCCTTATTTTGTCGGAAAAGATATTGCAAAGTCTTTAGGATATAAAAACACCAATGATGCAATTTTAAGACATTGTAAAGGGGTAGTGAAACACGAGGGGTTTAAAATTAATGGAATTAAAATCGCTCTAATAACTGAAGGAGATGTTTATAGATTAATAGTAGGTTCAAATCTACCAAATGCAGAAAAATTCGAGAGTTGGGTATTTGATGAAGTGCTTCCAAGTATAAGAGAAACAGGTCAATATCAGTTACAACAAAATGTAATAACAGAACTTACGGGAACTATAGGAGATTTAAAAGGAACAATAAAAGAGTATAAAAAGTTATGTAAGATAACTTGTTCTAAGAAACAACAGTACTCCAAATACATAAAGAATAGACTAGATATAGACAAAGCAAATAAAGAATACAACCAAGTGAAAGCAAGGCTATTCCTAATTCTTGGAGTTGAGAAGTGGGAAGATATAGATTTTGATACATCTAACAATTTAATACAAATTATAGATGATTGTATAAGAGTAATAAAATCAGAAAGACCATATAAGCAATTGAGTTATTTTGAACTTTGA
- a CDS encoding helix-turn-helix transcriptional regulator, whose translation MKELSKLRKNLGLTQKQLAERIGISKSYYSKIEGSFKKPGRGFLEKFKNTFPNEDMNIFFRE comes from the coding sequence ATGAAAGAGTTATCAAAACTTAGAAAAAATTTGGGATTAACTCAAAAACAATTAGCTGAAAGAATAGGTATATCTAAGTCTTATTATTCAAAGATAGAAGGAAGCTTTAAAAAGCCAGGAAGAGGGTTTTTGGAGAAATTTAAAAATACATTTCCAAACGAAGACATGAACATTTTTTTTAGAGAATAA
- a CDS encoding helix-turn-helix domain-containing protein, translating to MFSNRLRELRKQKGLTQTELAKLLNCSLSKIAMLETDKRDPVKEDLLRFSEIFNVSIDYLLGKNNSDLNPQINKEMEQALHKLYSLDEENRKAIEKIIDNAYYKIINEEK from the coding sequence ATGTTTTCTAATAGATTAAGAGAATTAAGGAAACAAAAAGGTCTAACTCAGACAGAATTAGCAAAATTATTGAATTGTTCTTTAAGTAAAATAGCAATGTTAGAAACAGATAAGAGAGACCCAGTTAAGGAAGATTTGCTAAGATTTTCAGAAATTTTTAATGTATCTATAGATTATCTTTTAGGAAAGAATAATTCAGACTTAAACCCCCAAATAAATAAAGAAATGGAACAAGCTTTGCACAAACTATATTCTTTAGATGAAGAAAATAGAAAAGCAATAGAAAAAATTATTGATAATGCATACTATAAAATAATAAATGAAGAAAAATAA
- a CDS encoding helix-turn-helix domain-containing protein, which yields MLRKLRKHKGMTQLELAEKLGWNRSQISRLENGKYKDITISTIVDLSIALEEDFLYLCDLYGKEEMSKRNKKNLC from the coding sequence ATGTTAAGAAAATTAAGAAAACACAAAGGAATGACACAATTAGAGTTAGCAGAAAAATTAGGTTGGAATAGGAGTCAAATTTCAAGGCTAGAAAATGGTAAATATAAAGATATAACAATATCTACAATAGTAGATTTATCAATTGCTTTAGAAGAAGATTTTCTATATTTATGTGACCTTTATGGTAAAGAAGAAATGAGCAAAAGAAATAAGAAAAATTTATGTTAA
- a CDS encoding site-specific integrase translates to MKGGVRKRGEKWYYYFDLGTVDGKRKKIERVGGKTKKEAEKALRDALSEFENEGQLFSDNEMSFSDFLDFWYKEYVLLNCKYGTQKNYEKIIRNHLKPGLGKYKLKNLNPAILQKFLNDKSRFGLSKNSINNFYGVLSGALKSAVYPFKFIKENPMQYVHMPKMQENKKNDLKIISLRDFNRILERFPQGSSFYVPLQIAFHTGMRGGEVTALQWEDIDLENKIINVRHTLISRGKEGFELGTTKTESSYRKINIGDTLTKVLKEHKRLQKEMKLKYGEWYIDSNFVCTKEMGEHVTTNSLKYLSRVVNYELGIDFNFHSLRHTHATLLLENGANIKDIQHRLGHAKISTTMDTYSHVTNNMRNQTVNIFENIVE, encoded by the coding sequence ATGAAAGGTGGAGTAAGAAAACGTGGCGAGAAATGGTATTACTACTTTGACTTAGGTACTGTTGATGGCAAAAGAAAAAAAATAGAAAGAGTTGGTGGTAAAACTAAAAAAGAAGCTGAAAAAGCTTTAAGAGATGCTCTAAGTGAGTTTGAAAATGAAGGTCAATTATTTTCAGATAATGAAATGAGTTTTTCTGATTTTTTGGACTTTTGGTACAAAGAATACGTTTTATTAAATTGTAAATATGGCACACAAAAAAACTATGAAAAAATAATAAGAAATCATTTGAAGCCAGGCTTAGGCAAGTACAAACTAAAAAATCTTAACCCTGCTATATTACAGAAATTTTTAAATGATAAGTCAAGATTTGGTCTTAGCAAAAATTCTATCAATAATTTTTATGGTGTTTTAAGTGGAGCTTTAAAATCTGCTGTATACCCATTTAAATTTATAAAAGAAAATCCTATGCAATATGTACATATGCCCAAAATGCAAGAAAATAAAAAAAATGATTTGAAAATTATAAGTTTAAGAGATTTTAATAGAATCTTGGAAAGATTCCCACAAGGGTCTAGTTTTTATGTACCTCTACAAATAGCATTCCATACTGGAATGCGTGGTGGTGAAGTAACTGCTTTGCAGTGGGAGGATATAGACCTAGAAAATAAAATTATAAATGTTAGGCACACTTTAATAAGCAGAGGAAAAGAAGGCTTTGAATTAGGTACAACAAAAACAGAAAGTTCTTATAGAAAAATAAATATTGGAGATACATTAACAAAAGTTTTAAAAGAGCATAAAAGGTTACAAAAAGAGATGAAATTAAAATATGGTGAATGGTATATAGACTCTAACTTTGTATGTACAAAAGAAATGGGCGAGCATGTAACAACAAATAGTTTAAAATATTTAAGCAGAGTTGTTAATTACGAACTTGGTATAGATTTTAATTTTCATAGTTTAAGACATACACATGCTACCCTGCTGTTAGAAAATGGTGCTAATATTAAAGACATACAACATAGATTAGGGCATGCTAAAATATCAACAACTATGGATACATATTCACATGTAACTAACAACATGAGAAACCAGACGGTGAATATTTTTGAAAACATTGTAGAGTAA
- the rlmD gene encoding 23S rRNA (uracil(1939)-C(5))-methyltransferase RlmD: MKKKDIIEFEVDKMEFGGTSLSQVGDRVIHMKGGISGQKVKAAVKKVRSKKAEVKMMELLEHSPLETEIPCKHFRECGGCTLLSVPYEKQLEIKEKQVMDLFLKQDLFGFQFLGIEGSPENKYYRNKMEYTFGDEVKNGPLTLGLHKKGKHIDIQTVEECMLVDEDFSKVLVSSVEFFNEKNLPYYRTMNHKGYLRHLVVRTGIHTNEIMVNIVTSSQEDFNMNEFKDMLLGLNLKSELVGVLHTINDGLADAVQCDELRVLHGRDYIQEEILGLKFKISPFSFFQTNTKGAEVLYSIARDFIGNYNDKVVFDLYSGTGSIGQVMAGAAKKVYGIEIVEEAVVAANENAKLNGLTNCEFIAGDVAKVVKDLKDKPDLIIVDPPRPGIHKDAIRDICGFGAEEIVYISCNPKSLVVDLADFKSYGYEIKLVKCMDMFPNTPHCETVVKLIRE; the protein is encoded by the coding sequence GTGAAGAAAAAGGATATTATAGAATTTGAAGTAGATAAAATGGAGTTTGGAGGCACATCCTTAAGCCAAGTTGGAGATAGAGTTATCCATATGAAGGGCGGGATAAGTGGTCAAAAGGTAAAAGCTGCTGTTAAAAAAGTTAGAAGTAAGAAAGCAGAAGTTAAGATGATGGAGTTGCTTGAACATTCACCACTTGAAACTGAAATACCTTGTAAGCACTTTAGAGAATGTGGAGGATGTACATTACTATCAGTGCCATATGAAAAGCAATTAGAAATAAAAGAAAAACAAGTTATGGATTTATTTTTAAAGCAAGACTTATTTGGATTTCAATTTTTAGGAATAGAAGGAAGTCCTGAAAACAAGTACTATAGAAATAAAATGGAGTATACTTTTGGGGATGAAGTAAAAAATGGACCTTTAACATTAGGACTTCATAAAAAAGGAAAGCATATAGATATACAAACTGTTGAGGAATGTATGTTAGTTGATGAAGACTTTTCAAAAGTATTAGTATCTAGTGTAGAGTTTTTCAATGAAAAAAATCTTCCTTATTATAGAACAATGAATCACAAGGGATATTTAAGACATCTTGTAGTTAGAACAGGTATTCATACTAATGAGATTATGGTTAATATAGTTACTTCTTCTCAGGAAGATTTTAATATGAATGAATTTAAAGACATGCTTTTAGGACTTAATTTAAAATCGGAGTTGGTAGGAGTACTTCACACTATTAATGATGGTTTAGCAGATGCTGTTCAATGTGATGAGTTGAGAGTTTTACATGGAAGAGATTATATACAAGAGGAGATTTTAGGGCTTAAATTTAAGATTTCTCCATTCTCGTTTTTCCAAACTAATACTAAAGGAGCAGAGGTTCTTTATAGTATTGCTAGGGATTTTATTGGAAATTACAATGATAAGGTTGTATTTGATTTATATAGTGGGACTGGGTCTATAGGACAAGTTATGGCTGGTGCAGCTAAGAAGGTGTATGGTATTGAAATAGTTGAGGAAGCTGTTGTTGCGGCTAATGAGAATGCTAAGTTAAATGGACTTACTAATTGTGAGTTTATTGCTGGAGATGTTGCTAAGGTTGTTAAGGATTTAAAGGATAAGCCTGATTTAATCATTGTTGACCCTCCTAGACCAGGGATTCACAAGGATGCTATTAGAGATATTTGTGGATTTGGTGCAGAGGAGATTGTTTATATTTCTTGTAATCCTAAGTCTTTGGTTGTTGATTTGGCTGATTTTAAGAGTTATGGTTATGAGATTAAGTTGGTTAAGTGTATGGATATGTTCCCTAATACTCCACATTGCGAGACTGTAGTTAAACTTATTAGAGAATAA
- a CDS encoding rRNA pseudouridine synthase produces MAKKQRIDKILSNLGYGSRSEIKKYCKQGSVVVNGSEVSNPGTQVDTENDEILFNGEEVIYREYIYLMMNKPDGYISATTDKYDPTVLDLIDVSYLAFEPFPVGRLDKDTEGLLVLTNDGKLSHRVLSPKKHVPKTYYAKIDGIVTEKDIEAFAEGVVLDDGYKTMASQLKILKSDEESEIELTIHEGKFHQVKRMFESVDKKVVYLKRLSMGNLKLDESLELGEYRELTDEEVKLIEERQ; encoded by the coding sequence ATGGCTAAGAAGCAACGTATAGATAAAATTCTTTCAAACTTAGGTTATGGAAGTAGAAGTGAGATAAAGAAATACTGTAAGCAAGGGTCTGTAGTAGTAAATGGAAGTGAAGTTTCAAATCCAGGAACTCAAGTAGACACTGAAAATGATGAAATACTATTTAATGGAGAAGAAGTTATCTATAGAGAATATATATATTTAATGATGAATAAACCTGATGGATATATATCAGCAACTACTGATAAATATGACCCAACAGTTTTAGATTTGATTGATGTATCATACTTAGCATTTGAGCCGTTTCCTGTTGGAAGATTAGACAAAGATACAGAAGGATTATTAGTTTTAACTAATGATGGTAAGCTTTCTCACAGAGTTTTATCTCCTAAGAAGCATGTGCCTAAGACTTATTATGCAAAAATTGATGGAATAGTGACTGAAAAAGATATAGAAGCTTTTGCAGAAGGGGTGGTACTTGATGATGGGTACAAAACTATGGCATCTCAGTTAAAAATATTAAAGAGTGATGAGGAATCAGAGATAGAACTTACAATACATGAAGGGAAATTTCACCAAGTTAAAAGAATGTTTGAAAGTGTAGATAAAAAAGTAGTATACTTAAAAAGATTGTCTATGGGCAATTTAAAGTTGGATGAGAGTTTAGAGTTAGGTGAATATAGAGAGTTAACAGATGAAGAAGTAAAACTGATTGAAGAAAGACAATAA
- a CDS encoding DUF1904 domain-containing protein, with the protein MPQIKIRGIHENDICKISEKMIDELVEAVKCPRDYFEIECIKSVAIRDGKIAEVYPFVEIAWFDRGQEVQDIVARIITDSIRNNLDVESMDLAFTLFEKEKYYENGEHF; encoded by the coding sequence ATGCCACAGATCAAGATAAGAGGAATTCATGAAAATGATATATGTAAAATAAGTGAAAAAATGATAGATGAGTTAGTTGAAGCTGTAAAGTGCCCAAGAGATTATTTTGAGATAGAATGTATAAAATCAGTTGCAATAAGAGATGGTAAAATAGCAGAAGTGTATCCATTTGTTGAGATAGCATGGTTTGATAGAGGTCAAGAAGTACAAGATATAGTAGCAAGAATAATAACTGACAGTATACGAAATAATTTAGATGTAGAAAGTATGGATTTAGCATTTACACTATTTGAAAAAGAAAAATATTATGAGAATGGAGAACATTTTTAA
- the fba gene encoding class II fructose-1,6-bisphosphate aldolase: MALITTKEMFKKAYEGGFAIGAFNISDLEQLQGVLKAAKAKNSYVMIQASMSAVKYAGPHTLVEMVKAASDEIGVDVALHLDHGPNMDAIKTCIDAGFSSVMIDGSHFDFEENVKITKEAVEYAHSKGVVVEAELGVLAGTEDDVTSDVHKYTQPAEAVEFVERTGVDSLAIAIGTSHGAFKFKGEAKLRFDILEEIQSKLPGFPIVLHGASAVDQNAVATCNEFGGNIAGAKGVPVEMLRKASSMAVCKINMDTDLRLAMTAAVRKFLAENPKEFDPRKYIGAGRDAIQAVVESKIDDVLGSANSIN; encoded by the coding sequence ATGGCATTAATTACTACAAAAGAAATGTTTAAAAAAGCTTACGAAGGTGGATTTGCTATAGGTGCATTTAACATAAGTGACTTAGAACAATTACAAGGTGTTTTAAAAGCTGCTAAAGCTAAAAATTCTTATGTTATGATACAAGCTTCTATGTCAGCTGTTAAATATGCTGGACCTCACACTTTAGTTGAGATGGTTAAAGCTGCTTCTGATGAAATAGGTGTAGATGTAGCTCTTCACTTAGATCATGGTCCAAATATGGATGCTATTAAAACTTGTATTGATGCTGGTTTCTCTTCAGTTATGATAGATGGATCTCATTTTGACTTTGAAGAAAATGTTAAAATAACTAAAGAAGCTGTTGAATATGCACACTCTAAAGGTGTTGTTGTTGAAGCAGAACTTGGTGTTTTAGCTGGAACAGAAGATGATGTTACTTCTGATGTTCATAAATATACTCAACCTGCTGAAGCAGTTGAATTCGTTGAGAGAACAGGAGTTGATTCATTAGCAATAGCTATAGGAACTTCTCATGGTGCTTTCAAATTCAAAGGAGAAGCTAAATTAAGATTTGACATACTAGAAGAAATCCAAAGTAAATTACCAGGTTTCCCAATAGTTCTTCATGGTGCATCTGCTGTTGACCAAAACGCTGTTGCTACATGTAATGAGTTTGGTGGAAATATAGCTGGAGCTAAAGGTGTACCTGTAGAGATGTTAAGAAAAGCATCTTCTATGGCTGTTTGTAAAATAAACATGGATACTGACTTAAGACTAGCTATGACTGCTGCCGTTAGAAAATTCTTAGCTGAAAATCCAAAAGAATTTGACCCAAGAAAATACATTGGTGCTGGTAGAGATGCTATACAAGCTGTAGTTGAAAGCAAAATAGATGATGTTTTAGGTTCTGCTAACTCTATAAACTAA
- a CDS encoding sigma 54-interacting transcriptional regulator, whose translation MDNNLIGLIEHVENPAILCKESGEIIYCNHLIDNIFSFLDIKRPKNINELDSNFDKKDILVNNKKKIAFRELRMTAHIYNMKDNDNENNIVYLFEKSVISDKIVEDIIEHIDEVVVVFNKDGVIEKMNTVSDEILPFKRTEVLGRNITDLVRQGLVEEPIILNMLKVKKKIYRNIVYPDGKLIAYTAVPRWDSKGKLTGGVLTGRDISRVIKLESQIRYSDVSEDTEYISQSKTMDNIKKVVKRAAASDSSIFINGESGVGKEIIARTIYKYSSRREKPFIAINCGAIPNELLESEFFGYEEGSFTGAKKKGKKGLFEEANGGTIFLDEIGELPMQMQKKLLRVIQENTITRIGGSKPIKIDVRYISATNISHEDLRNNLKFRQDLYYRLSVIPVKIPPLRERKEDIVPLVDYFLKLYNDKYNREVEVSPKVIELLEEYSWPGNIRELKNIIERFVVLSAKNVIGEDEFNMLINLDMIDNESDDLSPIVVNGIMNLNDAYKMVDQIMISKAINKYGSITKAAEVIGIYPSTIHRKIKSGYIRV comes from the coding sequence ATGGATAATAATTTGATAGGGCTTATAGAACATGTAGAAAATCCAGCTATTTTATGTAAAGAGTCAGGCGAAATAATATATTGTAATCATCTAATAGATAATATTTTTAGCTTTCTCGATATAAAAAGACCTAAAAATATAAATGAATTAGATTCAAATTTTGACAAAAAAGATATACTGGTAAATAATAAAAAGAAAATAGCTTTTAGAGAATTAAGAATGACTGCACATATTTATAATATGAAAGATAATGATAATGAAAATAACATAGTTTACTTATTTGAGAAGTCTGTAATATCTGACAAAATAGTTGAGGATATAATAGAACATATAGATGAAGTTGTCGTTGTATTTAACAAAGATGGGGTAATTGAAAAGATGAATACTGTCAGTGATGAGATTTTACCTTTTAAAAGAACTGAAGTACTTGGTAGAAATATAACAGATCTTGTCAGACAAGGGTTAGTTGAAGAACCAATAATATTAAATATGCTTAAGGTGAAGAAAAAGATTTATAGAAATATTGTTTATCCTGATGGAAAACTTATTGCCTATACAGCTGTTCCAAGATGGGACTCAAAAGGAAAACTTACAGGAGGAGTACTTACAGGAAGAGATATATCAAGAGTTATTAAACTTGAATCTCAGATAAGATATAGTGATGTATCAGAAGATACAGAGTATATAAGCCAAAGTAAGACTATGGACAATATAAAGAAAGTTGTCAAGAGAGCTGCAGCATCAGATTCTTCAATATTTATAAATGGAGAATCAGGTGTAGGAAAAGAGATTATAGCTAGGACAATATATAAGTATAGTTCAAGAAGGGAAAAGCCTTTTATAGCTATAAACTGTGGGGCTATACCAAATGAATTATTAGAATCAGAGTTCTTTGGATATGAAGAAGGTTCCTTTACTGGAGCTAAGAAAAAGGGTAAAAAAGGACTTTTTGAAGAAGCAAATGGTGGAACTATATTCTTGGATGAAATAGGCGAACTGCCAATGCAAATGCAAAAAAAATTACTTAGAGTTATACAAGAGAATACAATTACTAGAATTGGTGGAAGTAAACCTATAAAGATAGATGTTAGATATATAAGTGCTACTAATATTTCTCATGAGGACCTTAGAAATAACCTCAAATTTAGACAAGATTTGTACTATAGATTGAGTGTTATTCCAGTAAAAATACCACCACTTAGAGAAAGAAAAGAAGATATAGTTCCATTGGTGGATTATTTCCTAAAACTTTATAATGATAAGTACAATAGAGAAGTAGAAGTTTCACCTAAGGTTATTGAATTATTGGAAGAATACTCTTGGCCAGGAAATATAAGAGAGTTAAAAAATATTATTGAAAGATTTGTAGTATTATCAGCTAAGAATGTAATTGGAGAAGATGAATTTAATATGCTTATAAATCTGGATATGATTGATAACGAATCAGATGATTTATCACCAATAGTGGTAAATGGAATAATGAATCTGAATGATGCATATAAAATGGTAGACCAAATAATGATAAGTAAAGCTATAAATAAATATGGGTCAATAACAAAGGCAGCAGAAGTGATAGGTATATATCCTTCTACAATACATAGGAAGATAAAAAGTGGATATATTCGTGTTTAG
- a CDS encoding electron transfer flavoprotein subunit alpha/FixB family protein — protein MNDIKDLSSYKNVWIFAEQRDGKITPVVIELLGEGRKLAKEVDAELCAVLLGKDVDGLAKELISYGADKVYVADDALLEKYTTDAYTKVIKDAIDEIKPEIMLFGATHIGRDLAPRIASRVGTGLTADCTKLEIDPEDKKIKQTRPAFGGNIMATIICPNHRPQMSTVRPGVMDKAEKDETRAGEVIALDYKITQDDIRTTVLETVKSKKDLVSLTDANVIVSGGLGLGGPEGFEMLKQLADKLGGVVGSSRAAVDAGWIDHSHQVGQTGTTVKPNLYIACGISGAIQHLAGMQSSDFIIAINKNPAAPILEIADYGVVGDLHEIVPMLIDKLDSVDDLLEAIKA, from the coding sequence ATGAATGATATAAAAGATTTAAGTTCTTATAAAAACGTATGGATATTTGCAGAGCAAAGAGATGGAAAAATAACTCCAGTAGTTATCGAATTATTAGGAGAAGGAAGAAAATTAGCTAAAGAAGTAGATGCAGAACTTTGTGCAGTATTATTAGGAAAAGATGTTGATGGATTAGCGAAAGAATTAATTTCTTATGGAGCTGATAAAGTTTATGTTGCAGACGATGCTCTTTTAGAAAAATATACAACTGATGCATATACAAAAGTAATAAAAGATGCAATAGATGAAATAAAACCAGAAATAATGCTTTTTGGAGCAACTCATATAGGTAGAGACTTAGCACCTAGAATAGCTTCAAGAGTAGGAACTGGATTAACAGCTGACTGTACTAAGTTAGAAATAGACCCAGAAGATAAGAAAATAAAACAAACTCGTCCAGCATTTGGTGGAAACATAATGGCTACAATCATTTGTCCAAACCATAGACCTCAAATGTCTACAGTTAGACCTGGTGTTATGGATAAAGCTGAAAAAGACGAAACAAGAGCTGGTGAAGTTATAGCATTAGACTACAAAATAACTCAAGATGATATAAGAACTACTGTTTTAGAAACAGTTAAGAGTAAAAAAGATTTAGTATCTCTTACAGATGCAAATGTTATAGTATCAGGTGGTCTAGGATTAGGTGGACCTGAAGGATTTGAAATGCTTAAACAATTAGCTGACAAATTAGGTGGAGTAGTTGGTTCTTCTCGTGCTGCTGTAGATGCTGGATGGATAGACCATTCTCACCAAGTAGGTCAAACAGGAACTACTGTTAAACCAAACCTATACATAGCTTGTGGTATATCAGGAGCAATACAACATTTAGCAGGTATGCAATCATCAGATTTCATAATTGCTATAAACAAAAACCCAGCAGCTCCAATATTAGAAATTGCTGATTATGGAGTAGTTGGCGACTTACATGAAATAGTTCCAATGCTTATAGATAAATTAGATAGCGTTGATGATTTATTAGAAGCTATAAAAGCTTAA
- the etfB gene encoding electron transfer flavoprotein subunit beta yields the protein MKILVCVKQVPDTNEVRINKETGTLIRDGVPSILNPDDANALEEALKIKDEHDDVTITVITMGPPQADFMLRECLAMGADDAILLSDRAFGGADTWATSNTIAAGISKVGDYDIIFAGRQAIDGDTAQVGPQIAEKLDIPQVTYVQDFKIEGKEIIVQRQLEDGYELIKVSTPVLLTAVKELNAPRYMSVDKIVKAYKHDVKVWTIDDLDVNKEEVGLKASPTKVFRSFTPEPRGKGEILEGKADEIANKIIIGLKQKHII from the coding sequence TTGAAAATATTAGTTTGCGTAAAACAAGTTCCAGATACTAACGAAGTAAGAATAAATAAAGAAACAGGTACTCTTATAAGAGATGGGGTTCCTAGTATATTAAATCCAGATGATGCAAATGCATTAGAAGAAGCATTAAAAATTAAAGATGAGCATGATGATGTAACTATAACTGTTATAACAATGGGACCTCCTCAAGCAGATTTTATGTTAAGAGAATGCTTAGCTATGGGGGCTGATGATGCAATATTATTAAGTGATAGAGCATTTGGAGGAGCTGATACTTGGGCTACATCAAATACTATTGCAGCAGGAATATCTAAAGTAGGAGACTATGACATAATATTTGCAGGAAGACAAGCAATAGATGGAGATACTGCACAAGTTGGGCCACAAATTGCAGAGAAATTAGACATTCCTCAAGTTACATATGTACAAGACTTCAAAATAGAAGGAAAAGAAATAATAGTTCAAAGACAATTAGAAGATGGATATGAATTAATCAAAGTAAGTACACCTGTACTTTTAACAGCAGTAAAAGAATTAAATGCACCTAGATACATGTCTGTTGATAAAATAGTAAAAGCATATAAACATGATGTAAAAGTTTGGACAATTGATGATTTAGACGTAAATAAAGAAGAAGTTGGCTTAAAAGCATCACCAACTAAAGTATTTAGATCATTTACTCCTGAGCCAAGAGGAAAAGGAGAAATCTTAGAAGGTAAAGCTGACGAAATAGCTAACAAAATAATAATAGGTCTAAAACAAAAGCACATTATATAA
- the acdB gene encoding putative isocaproyl-CoA dehydrogenase AcdB, whose amino-acid sequence MLYNKEQELLRKAVRDFVSKELDTLPAEMDKTGVMPKELIKKLAETKFISSNIPEEYGGGGAGYVSYAIIMEEIARRCASTATFVTAGSSLATLPILYNGTEEQKQKYLRGLATGELIGAFGLTEPGAGSDAGGQQTTAELVGDHYILNGRKTFITNGPFCDIAIVIAVTDRSKGLRGTSAFIVESKWDGFSTGAHEDKMGIRGTETSDLIFENVKVPKENLIGKEGNGFKIAMGTLEVGRIGVAALALGIAQGALDEAVKYTKQRVQFGKPIAKFQNTQFTIADMETKVCAARGLVYDAAQKRDAGMRVAQESAMAKYYAAEVANEVAYKALQLHGGYGFIKDYEIERMYRDARIVSIYEGTSEVQKMVISSNVLK is encoded by the coding sequence ATGTTATATAACAAAGAGCAAGAACTTTTAAGAAAAGCAGTAAGAGATTTTGTTAGTAAAGAATTAGATACTTTACCAGCAGAAATGGATAAAACAGGTGTAATGCCTAAGGAATTAATCAAAAAATTAGCTGAAACAAAATTTATAAGCAGTAATATCCCAGAAGAATATGGTGGTGGGGGAGCAGGATATGTTTCTTATGCTATCATAATGGAAGAAATAGCTAGAAGATGTGCTTCAACAGCTACTTTCGTTACAGCTGGTTCTTCTCTTGCTACATTACCAATACTTTACAATGGTACAGAAGAGCAAAAACAAAAATACTTAAGAGGTTTAGCAACAGGTGAGTTAATAGGAGCATTTGGTTTAACTGAGCCAGGAGCTGGTTCTGATGCTGGTGGACAACAAACTACAGCAGAATTAGTAGGAGACCACTACATATTAAATGGTAGAAAAACTTTCATAACTAATGGACCATTCTGCGACATAGCTATAGTAATAGCAGTTACAGATAGATCTAAAGGTCTTAGAGGAACATCAGCATTTATAGTAGAAAGCAAATGGGATGGTTTCTCAACAGGAGCTCATGAAGATAAGATGGGTATAAGAGGAACTGAAACTTCTGACTTAATATTTGAAAATGTTAAAGTTCCAAAAGAAAACCTTATAGGAAAAGAAGGTAATGGATTTAAAATAGCAATGGGTACTTTAGAAGTAGGTAGAATAGGTGTTGCTGCCTTAGCTCTAGGAATTGCTCAAGGTGCTTTAGATGAAGCTGTTAAATATACAAAACAAAGAGTTCAATTTGGTAAGCCTATAGCTAAATTCCAAAATACTCAATTTACTATAGCTGATATGGAAACAAAAGTTTGTGCAGCTAGAGGATTAGTTTACGATGCAGCACAAAAGAGAGATGCAGGAATGAGAGTTGCTCAAGAATCTGCTATGGCTAAATACTATGCAGCAGAAGTTGCAAATGAAGTTGCTTATAAAGCATTACAACTTCACGGTGGATATGGATTCATAAAAGATTATGAAATCGAAAGAATGTACAGAGATGCTAGAATCGTATCAATATACGAAGGAACATCAGAAGTTCAAAAAATGGTAATTTCATCAAACGTATTAAAATAA